The Arachis hypogaea cultivar Tifrunner chromosome 16, arahy.Tifrunner.gnm2.J5K5, whole genome shotgun sequence genome contains a region encoding:
- the LOC112759172 gene encoding uncharacterized protein, protein MAKTYTFEEVGTHNHKEDCWIIIHGKVYDVTSFLYDHPGGGDVFLVAPDEKDASVGFDEVGHSESAIEMLETYYVGELDTDTITSTTVSGGENHALPPHAPAAATNANHSFAVKILVALLMLALAFVVQYYYGKGNNPPNGEN, encoded by the exons ATGGCCAAAACTTATACCTTTGAGGAAGTCGGTACGCACAATCACAAAGAAGATTGCTGGATTATTATCCATGGCAAG GTGTATGATGTGACCTCATTTTTGTATGATCATCCAGGAGGTGGTGATGTTTTCCTGGTGGCCCCCGAtg AGAAGGATGCATCCGTTGGATTTGACGAAGTTGGGCACAGTGAATCTGCCATAGAAATGTTGGAAACATACTATGTTGGAGAGCTTGATACTGACACCATTACTTCTACCACTGTTTCCGGCGGAGAAAATCATGCTCTGCCGCCACACGCACCCGCCGCCGCCACCAACGCCAATCATAGCTTTGCTGTGAAGATCCTTGTGGCATTGCTCATGCTGGCGTTGGCTTTTGTTGTTCAATACTACTATGGCAAAGGAAACAACCCTCCCAATGGTGAAAACTGA